The following are from one region of the Nicotiana tomentosiformis chromosome 7, ASM39032v3, whole genome shotgun sequence genome:
- the LOC104094705 gene encoding E3 ubiquitin-protein ligase APD2 isoform X3, whose protein sequence is MTLILGVYGPSNLQLGPNSSILIKPNPLFVENIKVEEMDDANTRPTVYGFYENPSLDVLTTFSEAYKTSFPANTNKQWIYYLNQGSQINISYSVNSSSSHSLVLIIAQGSEGLAQWLEDPSYPNTTLSWNVIHGNGTISQDIGKSSSYYVAVGNLNSGVVQVRLDIKGRALLYNTTGAYYECNLRRKQCSMRFFLAGRNAALLTSPPQSPGTATGMWSVKLSYGPRWITYLLGVGGMSFLIWLVFWYLNNMQSTRQEGTRNPVGPMESQQTPLLSRKDDDLASWGSSYDGLSQDDEYNEDGLDLTAPQGKQFKDGEYNSNIRRLCAICFDAPRDCFFLPCGHYASCFECGTRIAEAAGTCPICRRPMKKVRKIYSV, encoded by the exons ATGACTTTGATACTGGGGGTTTATGGACCATCCAATTTGCAGCTTGGACCAAATTCCTCAATCCTGATAAAACCCAATCCCTTATTTGTGGAAAATATAAAG GTGGAAGAGATGGATGATGCAAACACTAGACCAACGGTGTATGGGTTTTATGAAAATCCGTCTCTTGATGTTTTAACAACTTTTTCTGAAGCTTACAAAACCTCTTTTCCTGCAAACACTAACAAG CAATGGATATATTACTTGAATCAAGGATCTCAAATAAACATTTCATATAGTGTCAATTCCTCAAGTTCGCATTCTTTAGTCCTTATTATTGCTCAAG GAAGCGAAGGGCTAGCGCAGTGGCTTGAGGACCCATCATATCCAAATACTACATTATCATGGAATGTCATTCATG GGAATGGCACAATCAGCCAGGACATAGGAAAATCCTCTAGTTATTACGTGGCAGTGGGCAACTTGAACTCTGGAGTTGTGCAG GTTCGTTTGGATATTAAAGGTAGGGCTTTGCTCTATAATACAACTGGTGCCTACTATGAATGCAACCTTAGACGAAAACAGTGTAGTATGAGATTCTTTTTGGCCGGTCGAAATGCTGCTCTTTTGACCTCGCCTCCCCAAAGTCCA GGTACAGCTACTGGTATGTGGAGCGTCAAACTTTCCTATGGACCTCGATGGATAACATATCTTCTTGGAGTAG GTGGTATGAGTTTTCTCATTTGGCTGGTATTCTGGTACTTGAATAATATGCAATCCACTCGTCAGGAAGGGACTAGAAATCCAGTGGGGCCGATGGAATCTCAGCAGACCCCTCTTCTTTCACGCAAAGATGATGATCTCGCAAGCTGGGGTTCTTCTTATGATGGTCTTTCACAAGACGACGAGTATAATGAAGATGGACTGGACCTCACTGCACCTCAAGGGAAACAATTTAAAGATGGTGAATACAACAGCAATATCCGCCGACTTTGTGCAATTTGTTTTGATGCGCCAAGAGACTGCTTCTTTCTACCATGCGGACACTATGCATCCTGTTTTGAATGTGGAACAAG
- the LOC104094705 gene encoding E3 ubiquitin-protein ligase APD2 isoform X1 — translation MEESDRNPSFSGDTSASTSRDEEEVPVIDDDDRRPPLPFPERNSVFHNAPYFPAADNEEAVVPLTRDDTWSCVVVVFTFWFFVSMTLILGVYGPSNLQLGPNSSILIKPNPLFVENIKVEEMDDANTRPTVYGFYENPSLDVLTTFSEAYKTSFPANTNKQWIYYLNQGSQINISYSVNSSSSHSLVLIIAQGSEGLAQWLEDPSYPNTTLSWNVIHGNGTISQDIGKSSSYYVAVGNLNSGVVQVRLDIKGRALLYNTTGAYYECNLRRKQCSMRFFLAGRNAALLTSPPQSPGTATGMWSVKLSYGPRWITYLLGVGGMSFLIWLVFWYLNNMQSTRQEGTRNPVGPMESQQTPLLSRKDDDLASWGSSYDGLSQDDEYNEDGLDLTAPQGKQFKDGEYNSNIRRLCAICFDAPRDCFFLPCGHYASCFECGTRIAEAAGTCPICRRPMKKVRKIYSV, via the exons ATGGAAGAATCAGATCGGAATCCGTCATTTTCCGGTGATACGTCCGCGTCGACATCGCGAGATGAGGAGGAAGTTCCGGTGATTGACGACGACGATCGACGGCCTCCGTTGCCGTTTCCGGAGAGGAATAGTGTTTTTCACAATGCGCCGTATTTCCCGGCGGCCGATAATGAGGAAGCCGTGGTGCCGTTGACGAGAGATGATACCTGGTCCTGCGTAGTTGTTGTTTTCACTTTCTGGTTCTTCG TATCTATGACTTTGATACTGGGGGTTTATGGACCATCCAATTTGCAGCTTGGACCAAATTCCTCAATCCTGATAAAACCCAATCCCTTATTTGTGGAAAATATAAAG GTGGAAGAGATGGATGATGCAAACACTAGACCAACGGTGTATGGGTTTTATGAAAATCCGTCTCTTGATGTTTTAACAACTTTTTCTGAAGCTTACAAAACCTCTTTTCCTGCAAACACTAACAAG CAATGGATATATTACTTGAATCAAGGATCTCAAATAAACATTTCATATAGTGTCAATTCCTCAAGTTCGCATTCTTTAGTCCTTATTATTGCTCAAG GAAGCGAAGGGCTAGCGCAGTGGCTTGAGGACCCATCATATCCAAATACTACATTATCATGGAATGTCATTCATG GGAATGGCACAATCAGCCAGGACATAGGAAAATCCTCTAGTTATTACGTGGCAGTGGGCAACTTGAACTCTGGAGTTGTGCAG GTTCGTTTGGATATTAAAGGTAGGGCTTTGCTCTATAATACAACTGGTGCCTACTATGAATGCAACCTTAGACGAAAACAGTGTAGTATGAGATTCTTTTTGGCCGGTCGAAATGCTGCTCTTTTGACCTCGCCTCCCCAAAGTCCA GGTACAGCTACTGGTATGTGGAGCGTCAAACTTTCCTATGGACCTCGATGGATAACATATCTTCTTGGAGTAG GTGGTATGAGTTTTCTCATTTGGCTGGTATTCTGGTACTTGAATAATATGCAATCCACTCGTCAGGAAGGGACTAGAAATCCAGTGGGGCCGATGGAATCTCAGCAGACCCCTCTTCTTTCACGCAAAGATGATGATCTCGCAAGCTGGGGTTCTTCTTATGATGGTCTTTCACAAGACGACGAGTATAATGAAGATGGACTGGACCTCACTGCACCTCAAGGGAAACAATTTAAAGATGGTGAATACAACAGCAATATCCGCCGACTTTGTGCAATTTGTTTTGATGCGCCAAGAGACTGCTTCTTTCTACCATGCGGACACTATGCATCCTGTTTTGAATGTGGAACAAG
- the LOC104094705 gene encoding E3 ubiquitin-protein ligase APD2 isoform X2 — MKMKGIQNDNYNCCDNWLEDVNFMDIGSRLQLVSMTLILGVYGPSNLQLGPNSSILIKPNPLFVENIKVEEMDDANTRPTVYGFYENPSLDVLTTFSEAYKTSFPANTNKQWIYYLNQGSQINISYSVNSSSSHSLVLIIAQGSEGLAQWLEDPSYPNTTLSWNVIHGNGTISQDIGKSSSYYVAVGNLNSGVVQVRLDIKGRALLYNTTGAYYECNLRRKQCSMRFFLAGRNAALLTSPPQSPGTATGMWSVKLSYGPRWITYLLGVGGMSFLIWLVFWYLNNMQSTRQEGTRNPVGPMESQQTPLLSRKDDDLASWGSSYDGLSQDDEYNEDGLDLTAPQGKQFKDGEYNSNIRRLCAICFDAPRDCFFLPCGHYASCFECGTRIAEAAGTCPICRRPMKKVRKIYSV; from the exons ATGAAAATGAAGGGGATTCAAAATGACAACTATAATTGTTGTGACAATTGGCTAGAGGATGTGAATTTCATGGACATCGGAAGTCGACTGCAACTAG TATCTATGACTTTGATACTGGGGGTTTATGGACCATCCAATTTGCAGCTTGGACCAAATTCCTCAATCCTGATAAAACCCAATCCCTTATTTGTGGAAAATATAAAG GTGGAAGAGATGGATGATGCAAACACTAGACCAACGGTGTATGGGTTTTATGAAAATCCGTCTCTTGATGTTTTAACAACTTTTTCTGAAGCTTACAAAACCTCTTTTCCTGCAAACACTAACAAG CAATGGATATATTACTTGAATCAAGGATCTCAAATAAACATTTCATATAGTGTCAATTCCTCAAGTTCGCATTCTTTAGTCCTTATTATTGCTCAAG GAAGCGAAGGGCTAGCGCAGTGGCTTGAGGACCCATCATATCCAAATACTACATTATCATGGAATGTCATTCATG GGAATGGCACAATCAGCCAGGACATAGGAAAATCCTCTAGTTATTACGTGGCAGTGGGCAACTTGAACTCTGGAGTTGTGCAG GTTCGTTTGGATATTAAAGGTAGGGCTTTGCTCTATAATACAACTGGTGCCTACTATGAATGCAACCTTAGACGAAAACAGTGTAGTATGAGATTCTTTTTGGCCGGTCGAAATGCTGCTCTTTTGACCTCGCCTCCCCAAAGTCCA GGTACAGCTACTGGTATGTGGAGCGTCAAACTTTCCTATGGACCTCGATGGATAACATATCTTCTTGGAGTAG GTGGTATGAGTTTTCTCATTTGGCTGGTATTCTGGTACTTGAATAATATGCAATCCACTCGTCAGGAAGGGACTAGAAATCCAGTGGGGCCGATGGAATCTCAGCAGACCCCTCTTCTTTCACGCAAAGATGATGATCTCGCAAGCTGGGGTTCTTCTTATGATGGTCTTTCACAAGACGACGAGTATAATGAAGATGGACTGGACCTCACTGCACCTCAAGGGAAACAATTTAAAGATGGTGAATACAACAGCAATATCCGCCGACTTTGTGCAATTTGTTTTGATGCGCCAAGAGACTGCTTCTTTCTACCATGCGGACACTATGCATCCTGTTTTGAATGTGGAACAAG